In Thermomicrobiales bacterium, one genomic interval encodes:
- a CDS encoding LLM class flavin-dependent oxidoreductase, producing MPTSYPNLSNISILDLASVGEGETIADSFAGSVRLAQLAEQAGYKRVWYAEHHSIESIASSATSVLIAHIGAQTSTIRLGAGGIMLPNHAPMLIAEQFGTLETLYPGRIDLGLGRAPGSDQLTARALRRDPMSAERFPQDVLELQAWLSDESPFEGVQALPGQGTRVPIYILGSSTFGAQLAAQLGLPYAFASHFAPRLLHSAIDIYRRSFQPSEQLAEPYVIAGVGVLAAETTEVALAELALVRRNWAREILSRGGGPKLTFEEVDALLGTPRAAMVDEMLHFTAAGDPADVARYLDEFQRLTGADELITAHRALSVETRLRSVQLTAEALDLTPITPAF from the coding sequence ATGCCCACGTCCTACCCCAACTTGTCCAACATCTCGATTCTCGATCTTGCCTCGGTCGGTGAAGGAGAGACGATTGCCGATAGCTTTGCCGGGAGCGTGCGGCTGGCGCAGCTGGCCGAGCAGGCTGGCTACAAACGCGTCTGGTATGCGGAGCATCACAGCATCGAATCGATCGCGTCGTCGGCCACATCGGTGCTGATCGCGCATATCGGCGCGCAGACCTCGACCATTCGCCTCGGCGCGGGCGGCATCATGTTGCCCAACCATGCGCCCATGCTGATCGCCGAGCAGTTCGGCACGCTGGAAACGCTCTATCCGGGCCGTATCGATCTTGGGCTTGGCCGTGCGCCCGGCAGCGATCAACTGACCGCGCGTGCGTTGCGGCGCGATCCCATGTCGGCCGAGCGGTTCCCGCAAGATGTGCTCGAACTGCAAGCCTGGCTGAGCGATGAAAGCCCGTTCGAAGGGGTGCAGGCGCTCCCCGGCCAGGGCACGCGTGTTCCCATCTATATCCTCGGATCGTCGACCTTTGGCGCGCAACTGGCCGCCCAGCTCGGCTTGCCGTATGCCTTTGCGTCGCATTTCGCGCCCCGGCTGCTGCATTCCGCCATCGACATCTATCGCCGCAGCTTTCAGCCCTCGGAACAGTTGGCCGAGCCCTACGTCATTGCCGGGGTGGGCGTGCTTGCCGCTGAAACCACCGAGGTCGCGCTGGCGGAACTGGCGCTGGTGCGCCGCAACTGGGCGCGCGAGATCCTCAGCCGCGGCGGCGGTCCGAAACTGACCTTTGAAGAGGTCGACGCGCTGCTCGGCACTCCGCGCGCAGCCATGGTGGACGAAATGCTCCACTTCACCGCGGCAGGCGATCCGGCGGATGTCGCCCGTTATCTCGACGAGTTCCAACGGTTGACCGGAGCGGACGAGCTCATCACCGCGCATCGGGCGTTGTCTGTCGAAACCCGGCTGCGCTCGGTCCAGTTGACCGCGGAGGCGCTCGACCTGACGCCAATCACGCCGGCGTTCTGA
- a CDS encoding FAD-binding protein has translation MSVPYTNWSGAFTFTAPEARSPASLDELRRMVADAERIHAVGSRHCFNGIADSAVIVSLANLPMPVEIDRDAMTVTINPGMRYAELLVALEAEGLAIHNTASLPHITVGGAVATATHGSGDNLGNLATAVSAMELITADGDIVRSQRGDADFPGLVVHVGALGIVPRITLDLQPSYRMRQEVFLDLDWDVLYAHFDEIMASGDSVSLFCDYGPTINELWVKTRVAEDDAWQPRPELFGARAATEQTHPVPRLDGTVCTDQLGAVGAWCDRLPHFKLHALTDAGNEMQAEYMIERRHAVDAIKALRELEALTRPYILAAEVRSVAPDDLWLSSSYERETICLHYAFELDHDIPRNVLPVIEAALAPYAPRPHWGKLFVATAEELAPRYPKMADFRALAARLDPNGKFRNAFLDAHVLG, from the coding sequence ATGTCGGTTCCCTACACGAATTGGTCTGGCGCGTTCACGTTCACCGCACCGGAGGCCCGCTCTCCAGCCTCGCTGGACGAACTGCGCCGGATGGTGGCCGATGCCGAGCGAATTCATGCCGTGGGATCGCGCCATTGCTTCAATGGGATCGCAGACTCGGCGGTGATCGTCTCCCTGGCGAACCTGCCAATGCCGGTGGAGATCGACCGGGACGCCATGACCGTGACGATCAATCCGGGCATGCGCTACGCCGAACTGCTGGTGGCGCTGGAAGCCGAAGGTCTGGCAATCCACAACACGGCCTCGCTGCCACACATCACCGTCGGTGGCGCGGTCGCCACGGCCACCCATGGTTCCGGCGACAACCTGGGCAATCTGGCAACCGCGGTTTCGGCGATGGAACTCATCACCGCCGACGGCGATATCGTCCGCTCCCAACGGGGCGATGCCGATTTTCCCGGTCTGGTGGTGCATGTGGGCGCGCTGGGCATCGTTCCCCGGATCACGCTCGATTTGCAACCAAGCTACCGGATGCGGCAAGAGGTCTTTCTCGATCTCGACTGGGACGTGCTCTACGCCCATTTCGACGAAATCATGGCCAGCGGCGACAGTGTCAGCCTCTTCTGCGACTACGGCCCCACCATCAACGAGCTCTGGGTCAAGACCCGCGTGGCTGAGGACGATGCCTGGCAACCCAGACCGGAGTTGTTCGGCGCGCGCGCCGCGACGGAGCAAACCCATCCAGTGCCGCGGTTGGACGGCACGGTCTGCACCGATCAGCTCGGTGCGGTAGGAGCGTGGTGCGATCGGCTGCCGCATTTCAAGCTGCATGCGCTCACCGATGCCGGCAACGAGATGCAAGCCGAGTACATGATCGAACGAAGGCACGCGGTCGACGCGATCAAGGCGTTGCGCGAGCTCGAAGCGCTCACCCGGCCCTACATTCTGGCCGCCGAGGTGCGCAGCGTCGCGCCAGACGATCTCTGGCTCAGCTCATCATACGAGCGCGAGACGATCTGCCTGCACTACGCCTTCGAGCTCGATCACGACATTCCGCGCAACGTGCTTCCCGTCATCGAAGCTGCATTGGCCCCGTATGCGCCGCGTCCCCATTGGGGCAAGCTCTTTGTGGCCACTGCCGAAGAGCTTGCGCCGCGCTATCCGAAAATGGCCGATTTCCGCGCGCTGGCCGCGCGGCTCGATCCGAACGGCAAGTTCCGCAACGCGTTCCTGGATGCGCACGTTCTGGGGTAA
- a CDS encoding phytanoyl-CoA dioxygenase family protein: MSGLTAEQVEQFHTEGYLLVENLFDPEEDIAPILAEYAGVLDTLANDLYAQGKIASTYADLPFSDRLIRIYEESGTVHPQYFDFSLPQNGVTHETPFWAGPAVFDMIRNPRLLDAIESLIGPEIYSNPVQHIRIKPPESKTFEKLADYEVAQVGATPWHQDQGVITAEADESDIITVWFPLRDASERHGCLAVAPRSHQEGLVQHCPATRENAAGVGVHIRQQIIDGREVVPMPMKAGSALFMTKETMHCSLRNTSDEVRISFDLRYNPIGQPTGREAFPGFVARSQANPETELHDAEAWNALWHEARRALAEQDTPRFNRWDPNSPACA, translated from the coding sequence ATGAGCGGATTGACGGCGGAACAAGTCGAGCAGTTTCACACCGAAGGGTATCTGCTGGTCGAGAACCTGTTCGACCCGGAAGAAGACATCGCCCCGATTCTGGCCGAATATGCTGGTGTGCTCGACACCCTGGCGAACGATCTTTACGCCCAGGGCAAGATTGCCTCGACCTATGCCGATCTCCCCTTCTCCGACCGATTGATCCGAATCTACGAGGAAAGCGGCACGGTGCATCCGCAGTACTTCGATTTCTCGCTGCCGCAGAACGGCGTGACCCATGAGACGCCATTCTGGGCGGGGCCGGCGGTCTTCGACATGATCCGCAATCCTCGCCTGCTCGATGCCATCGAATCGCTGATCGGGCCGGAGATCTACTCCAACCCCGTGCAACACATCCGCATCAAGCCACCCGAATCGAAGACCTTCGAGAAACTCGCGGACTACGAGGTTGCCCAGGTGGGCGCGACACCCTGGCATCAGGACCAGGGCGTCATCACTGCCGAAGCGGACGAGAGCGACATCATCACGGTCTGGTTCCCATTGCGGGACGCCTCGGAACGGCATGGCTGTCTCGCGGTCGCGCCCAGAAGCCACCAGGAAGGACTCGTGCAGCACTGCCCGGCGACACGTGAGAACGCCGCAGGGGTGGGCGTCCATATCCGGCAGCAGATCATCGACGGGCGCGAAGTGGTGCCCATGCCGATGAAAGCCGGTTCGGCGCTTTTCATGACCAAGGAGACGATGCACTGCTCGCTGCGCAACACCAGCGATGAGGTGCGCATCAGCTTCGACCTGCGGTACAACCCGATCGGCCAGCCAACCGGGCGCGAAGCGTTCCCGGGATTCGTCGCCCGCAGCCAGGCGAATCCGGAAACCGAGCTCCACGACGCCGAAGCGTGGAACGCGCTTTGGCATGAAGCCCGTCGCGCGCTGGCCGAGCAGGACACGCCCAGGTTCAACCGTTGGGATCCGAATAGCCCGGCGTGTGCGTAG